A region of Cucumis melo cultivar AY chromosome 2, USDA_Cmelo_AY_1.0, whole genome shotgun sequence DNA encodes the following proteins:
- the LOC103492506 gene encoding uncharacterized protein LOC103492506 — translation MSLVSHLFPKPSVFSNISLLCHGHRLGLVPRRSTLLIRRHSPSSFTSLPSPLPAHSRHVRRKLSMDSASPEVSASVDSVAEGLKNQSLNNDDRVDGGSSINHATKKKLEDLNWDNSFVRELPGDPRTDIIPREVLHACYSKVLPSVEVQSPQLVAWSESVANLLDLDPQEFERPDFPLLFSGASPLVGVSPYAQCYGGHQFGMWAGQLGDGRAITLGEILNSRSERWELQLKGAGKTPYSRFADGLAVLRSSIREFLCSEAMHSLGIPTTRALCLLTTGTFVTRDMFYDGNPKEEPGAIVCRVAQSFLRFGSYQIHASRGKDDYKIVRALADYVIHHHFPHLENMSSSQSVSFSTGNTDSSVVDLTSNKYAAWTVEVAERTASLIASWQGVGFTHGVLNTDNMSILGLTIDYGPFGFLDAFDPSFTPNTTDLPGRRYCFANQPDIGLWNIAQFASTLSAAELINDKEANYAMERYGDKFMDDYQAIMTKKIGLPKYNKQLISKLLNNMAVDKVDYTNFFRSLSNIKADSSIPEEELLVPLKAVLLDIGKERKEAWVSWVKTYMEELAGSGISDEERKASMDVVNPKYILRNYLCQTAIDAAEQGDFGEVRQLLKIMERPFDEQPGMEKYARLPPAWAYRPGVCMLSCSS, via the exons atgtCATTGGTTTCACATCTCTTCCCCAAGCCCTCGGTGTTTTCCAACATTTCTCTCCTCTGCCATGGCCACCGCCTCGGCTTAGTTCCCCGCCGTTCAACTCTCCTCATTCGCCGCCATTCTCCTTCCTCTTTCACCTCTTTACCTTCCCCACTCCCCGCCCACTCTCGCCACGTCCGCCGGAAACTTTCCATGGACTCTGCTTCACCGGAGGTTTCGGCATCGGTCGACTCCGTGGCGGAGGGTTTGAAGAATCAAAGCTTGAACAATGACGATCGTGTCGATGGAGGTAGTAGTATCAACCATGCAACGAAAAAGAAGCTCGAAGATCTGAACTGGGACAATTCGTTTGTCAGAGAGCTGCCTGGCGACCCCCGTACTGATATCATTCCACGAGAG GTATTACATGCATGTTATTCAAAAGTATTACCTTCAGTTGAAGTACAAAGTCCTCAGCTTGTTGCTTGGTCAGAATCGGTTGCCAATTTGCTAGACTTGGATCCTCAAGA ATTTGAAAGGCCAGATTTCCCCCTCTTGTTCTCTGGTGCATCTCCATTAGTTGGAGT GTCACCTTATGCTCAGTGTTATGGGGGCCATCAGTTTGGCATGTGGGCTGGACAGTTGGGTGATGGCCGAGCAATAACCCTTGGGGAGATACTTAATTCACGATCTGAAAGGTGGGAGTTGCAACTAAAAGGTGCTGGGAAGACTCCATACAGTCGGTTTGCAGATGGCTTAGCTGTGCTACGAAGTAGCATCAGGGAATTCCTTTGTAGTGAAGCAATGCACAGTCTTGGAATACCAACAACTCGTGCACTTTGTCTTTTGACCACAGGAACATTTGTTACCCGAGATATGTTTTATGA TGGGAATCCAAAAGAAGAGCCTGGTGCAATTGTATGCAGAGTGGCTCAATCTTTTTTGCGTTTTGGATCGTACCAAATTCATGCCTCTAGAGGGAAAGATGATTATAAAATTGTTCGGGCTTTAGCAGACTACGTGATTCATCACCATTTTCCACACCTAGAGAATATGAGCAGCAGTCAGAGTGTATCTTTCAGCACAGGCAATACAGATAGTTCAGTCGTTGATCTCACTTCAAACAAGTATGCAG CGTGGACTGTAGAGGTTGCCGAGCGAACTGCTTCCTTAATAGCAAGTTGGCAGGGAGTTGGGTTCACACATGGTGTACTCAACACTGACAATATGAGCATCTTGGGTCTAACCATTGATTATGGTCCATTTGGATTTTTGGATGCTTTCGATCCTAGTTTTACGCCCAATACAACTGATCTTCCAGGCAGAAGATACTGTTTTGCAAATCAGCCAGATATAGGCTTATGGAATATAGCACAGTTTGCCTCAACTCTTTCAGCTGCTGAATTAATAAATGACAAAGAAGCAAACTATGCCATGGAAAG ATATGGAGACAAATTTATGGATGACTATCAAGCCATAATGACCAAGAAAATTGGTCTGCCAAAGTACAACAAACAGTTAATCAGCAAGCTTCTCAACAACATGGCTGTTGACAAGGTTGATTATACAAATTTTTTTAGATCACTTTCCAATATCAAAGCTGATTCCAGCATCCCAGAGGAGGAGCTCCTGGTCCCTCTGAAGGCAGTTCTGTTAGATATTGGCAAGGAGCGTAAGGAAGCTTGGGTTAGCTGGGTAAAGACCTACATGGAGGAG CTGGCTGGAAGTGGCATTTCAGATGAGGAGCGGAAGGCCTCTATGGATGTAGTAAATCCTAAATATATACTGAGGAACTACCTATGCCAGACTGCGATAGACGCAGCTGAACAAGGTGATTTTGGAGAGGTTCGTCAGCTGCTGAAGATAATGGAACGACCATTTGATGAGCAGCCTGGAATGGAGAAATATGCACGGTTGCCTCCAGCATGGGCTTATCGGCCGGGTGTCTGTATGCTTTCTTGTTCTTCATGA
- the LOC103492505 gene encoding G-type lectin S-receptor-like serine/threonine-protein kinase LECRK3 isoform X2, translating into MGEFQPTCGHFASYSKNGGNLVLNTRSLPTTYAYEPYHVIQAFEGNQVVFDEDGFLYIMQRNGKRVNISEPEGTYPANTHYYQVTLNFDGVISVSHHSRNPSAFNATWMHFKKIPNNICVAMRGNLSSGVCGYNSICTLNNDQRPSCKCPPGYSLIDLNDKYSDCKPNIQPICEGGEKNLINDLYSLQDLPNTDWPTQDYELFKPFTVEECKNACLLDCFCVVVVYRDNSCWKKKLPLANGRKDSSERSISFLKLRRNISSIGQDSNLPRSKGKKNQDTLVLVLSILLGSSLLIILVLASFISRGFIYHRRKKHTSDFLPRGNFGSMQKFTFKELREATNGFKEELGRGSCGIVYKGVTEVGSIAVKIFNHMFEDSEKEFKTEVIVVGEAHHKNITRLHGYCDDGKKCMLVYEFLSNGSLASFLFGDTKLSWDLRTKITYGIARGLLYLHEECNTEIIHCDIKPQNVLLDEHYNPKISDFGLAKLLKIDQSRNRVETNIKGTTGYIAPDWFKSTPLTTKVDVYSFGVLMLEIICCRRNGDMEVYEQGREILVDWAYDCYQQGRLDVLVEGDFEAIDDMGRLERFVMVAIWCIQEDPSQRPTMRQVIPMLEGIVPVSTPPSPCPFSSTSREVSSIQFVQ; encoded by the exons ATGGGAGAGTTTCAACCAACCTGTGGACACTTTGCTTCCTACTCAAAAAATGGAG GTAATCTTGTGCTCAATACGAGAAGTTTGCCCACCACGTATGCCTATGAACCTTACCATGTCATACAAGCTTTCGAGGGTAATCAAGTTGTCTTTGATGAAGACGGTTTCTTGTATATAATGCAAAGAAATGGAAAGAGAGTAAACATTAGTGAACCCGAAGGCACTTACCCGGCTAACACTCATTATTACCAAGTCACTCTCAATTTTGATGGTGTGATCTCTGTAAGTCACCATTCAAGGAATCCCTCAGCTTTTAATGCAACATGGATGCACTTTAAGAAGATACCAAATAATATATGTGTTGCTATGCGAGGAAACTTGAGTTCTGGAGTTTGTGGATACAATAGTATCTGCACATTAAACAATGATCAAAGGCCAAGTTGCAAGTGCCCACCTGGTTATTCATTAATTGATCTGAATGATAAGTACAGCGATTGCAAACCTAATATCCAGCCAATATGTGAAGGCGGTGAGAAAAATTTAATCAATGATCTATATAGTCTACAAGATCTTCCAAATACTGATTGGCCAACTCAAGATTACGAGTTATTCAAGCCTTTTACAGTTGAAGAGTGCAAGAATGCATGCTTGCTTGATTGCTTCTGTGTAGTAGTTGTATATAGAGATAATAGTTGTTGGAAGAAGAAACTGCCACTTGCTAATGGGAGGAAAGATAGCAGTGAAAGATCTATTTCTTTCCTAAAATTAAGAAGAAACATTAGTTCTATAGGACAAGACTCCAATCTTCCAAGATCTAAAGGAAAGAAGAACCAAGACACATTAGTTCTTGTGCTTTCTATATTGCTCGGTAGCTCTCTATTGATCATTCTAGTATTGGCTAGTTTTATATCTCGAGGTTTCATCTACCACCGCAGAAAGAAACATACAAGTGATTTCCTACCAAGAGGAAATTTTGGTAGTATGCAGAAATTTACATTTAAAGAACTTAGAGAAGCTACAAATGGGTTTAAGGAAGAACTGGGACGAGGATCTTGTGGCATTGTTTACAAAGGGGTAACTGAAGTTGGCTCTATTGCTGTTAAGATATTCAACCATATGTTTGAAGATAGTGAGAAAGAATTCAAAACTGAAGTGATTGTAGTTGGTGAAGCACATCACAAAAATATCACTCGACTACATGGATATTGTGATGATGGTAAAAAGTGCATGTTAGTTTATGAGTTTCTGAGCAATGGCAGCCTAGCAAGCTTTCTTTTTGGTGATACAAAGCTCAGTTGGGATCTCAGAACCAAAATAACCTACGGAATAGCAAGAGGCCTCTTGTACTTACACGAAGAATGCAACACCGAAATCATCCATTGCGATATAAAACCCCAAAATGTACTTCTTGATGAACACTACAATCCCAAAATTTCTGATTTTGGATTGGCAAAGCTATTGAAAATAGATCAAAGTAGAAATAGAGTTGAAACTAATATCAAAGGAACGACGGGGTATATCGCTCCAGATTGGTTCAAGTCAACCCCACTGACTACCAAGGTTGATGTGTATAGTTTTGGTGTCCTGATGCTAGAAATTATATGTTGTAGAAGGAATGGAGATATGGAAGTTTATGAACAAGGAAGAGAAATATTGGTAGATTGGGCCTATGACTGCTATCAGCAAGGAAGATTAGATGTTTTAGTTGAAGGGGATTTTGAGGCCATTGATGACATGGGGAGGTTAGAAAGGTTTGTGATGGTTGCAATTTGGTGTATTCAAGAGGACCCATCTCAAAGACCCACAATGAGACAGGTCATTCCTATGCTTGAAGGCATAGTTCCTGTTTCTACTCCTCCAAGTCCCTGCCCATTCAGCTCCACCTCCAGAGAAGTTTCTTCTATCCAATTTGTACAATAA